A segment of the Streptomyces pactum genome:
TGGAGACCCACCTGACCAGCACCTACCGGAAGCTGCGGATACGCCGCAGGACCGAGCTGCCCGGTGCGCTGGACCGGGGCCGGGGCCGGGTCCGGCCCGGCGACGCGCACCCCGTCGCGCGGGACACCGCTCAGGACTGAGGGCCGGCGGGCGCCAGACGTCCCCGCGCGGCCCGCAGCCTGGTCTCGTCCGCCGTCTCGGCGAGCAGCCGCCGCACGACCGGCTCGGGCATCCGGACCACCACCGGCGTGGGCAGGGTGACCTCCCGTACGGCCGTCCCGGTCCGGTGCGTGCCGCGGGCCACGACCCGCGCCACCACCCGTACGTCCACCGTGAACTGGACGAGCACCGACCGCTGCTTGGGCTTGTGCACCGGCATCGAGCCGGAGCCGTTCGCCGTCATGTCCGCCGCGCCGCCCGCACTGTCGGCGTTGGCCAGGGCCTGGTTGAGCCGGAACTCGGTGGCGTTGAGCAGGCCCGCGCCGAACAGTCCGCGCCCCGCCCGCCCGTGGTCCGCCGCGTACTGGCCGTCCTCCTGGGTGGGCCTGGGGCCGTCCGGGCCGCTGGGCGCGACCGTCTCGAACGACATCCTGGCGCCGGTGCCGAGCACCTTCCCGGCGCGCAGCCGCGCGTGCACCGACGCCCGGAGGTCCTGGCCCTGGAGCCCACTGGCGTGCACCGGCGGCAGCTCCGCCCCCGCGCTGGTCAGCAGCGGCAGCGCCGAGATCATCCACTCGGTGGAGACGGCCTCCTGGAGGGTGTACGCGGCGGACTGCCCCGTGTCGCGGTAACGGCGCCCGCCCCCGGCCTCCCGCACCGCCGCGTCCACCAACTGCCGTACCCGCGCCGCCCCCTGGAAGCCGTTGACCTGGGCCTCCATCGGCAGCCGTACACCGCCGTCGCGCCAGGCGCCGAGCCGTGCCGGGTCGGCGTCCGCGGCGGCGGGCGGCCTTTCGCCGTCCGGGCGGGGGGTGGTGGGCTCGAGCCGGGCCAGGGCCGTCAGGTCGTCCTTCGGTACGCGGTGTACCAGTTCCTTGCGGCCCAGCCGGGCGAGCGCCACCCGGCCCTTCGCCGAGTGCAGCTCCAGCGAGGCGTCGACCGGCACGCGCATCCTCGCCGGGCCCGTCGAGGAGTCGGCGACCAGCTTCATGCCCACCTGGGCGCGGGAGGCCGAGCCCTCGCGCCGCGAGTCGTTCGCGGCGGCGCCCAGGCCCGCGACACCGCCCGTGCTCTTCAGCACCCCGGCGCCGCCGTCCGGTTTGGCGGAGCCCGCGAAGACGCCTTCCGCGCCGAGCGAGCCGCCCTGCTCCCGGGAGTCCGTCCGCTGCGTGGTGGCCGAGGTGATGTACTCCATGTCCCGCTTGTCGGTCGCCATCCCGGCGAACCTGCCGGGACCCGACCGGCGGACCCGGAACACCGCCCAGTACGGCGTCCTGCGGCCGTCGAACAGCTCCACGGTGACGCCGCCGTCCATGGCGCTCGACAGCAGCCCCTCGGAGCCGTCCCGGTCCAGGACGCGCAGCAGCCGCTGCACGTTGTCGTGGGGGTCGTCGAGCTGCCGGTGCGGCAGCAGGTCCGCCGCCAGGGCCTTGTCGCGGCGGGCGAGGGCGGCGCGCAGCTCCGTCAGCAGCGGCACGAAGGCCGGCAGGTTCTCGATCATGCCCATACCGAGCGGCAGACGGGCGTCGAGGTCGGGCACGGGCTCCGCGGGAGTGCGGGCGGGGTCGGCGGGCGGGACCATCGGCGCGTCGGTCCGCCGGTCCGCCGTCCGCTCGCCAGCCCGGGGGGACCCGGCCCCCTGCGCGCCCGCTCCCGTCCGGCCCTGCCCGGGTGCGGGCACGCCCCCGGTCCCCAGCGCCTCGGCCGCCGGCTTCGGCGGTCGCAGCCCCTGTGCGGAGAGCTGCTCCGCCGTCAGCCACACCCCCACCTCGCCCGGCAGCGTCCGTGCCTGACCGGTCACGTAGGGGCCGCCGCCCGTGACCTTGACCTCGGCGACCATGGTGACCAGCAGGTCGCACTGGACCAGGTAGAGCGGGGCCTTGCGCGGGGTGTGGGCGTTGCGCTCCACCGTGCCGGACACCGTGACCGCCCCGGCGGTGCTCTCGCCCTTGCTCCGGGTGACCGCCGCGCCCTGGCCGGTGCGCCACTCGGCGCCGTTCTGCAGGCCCATCAGCCCGCCCTGGTACGTGGTGGTGGTGCCGTGCCCCTGCTGGCCGCCGGCCTGGTGCCCGCCGAGCAGGAAGGTCTCCGTACCGGGGCCCGAACCCTCGTGCATCACCCGGGGATTGGCCAGCGTCAGCCGCATGCCCACCGCCCCGTCCAGCGCGGCCAGCCGGCGCGGGTACCTCAGCTTCTTCACCACCCACCCCGAGGACACCGCCTGCCGCAGCGCCCCCGTGATCGCCCCCGGACCGAGCCGCTCCTCGATCGCCTGCCGGGGGGCGAGACCCTCGGTCTGCAGCGCCCGGTCCTCGCGGACGCCCTTGTCCCTGGCCGCCGCCCCGGCCAGCAGGCCGAAGGCCAGCTCCCGGATCGGTGCGCCGGAGCCGACGGTCTCCACCAGCGTCCAGTTCCGCAGGGCCCGGCCGCTCGCCGGGCGCGGTGTCAGCGCGGCCAGGTCCCCGATGCCGGTGGCGTCCACCCGCCACTCCGGCCGTCGGGCCCGCGCGCCGCGCGCCGCGGTCTCCGCGTCGAGCCGCTGCTTCTCGTCGCCGTCCAGGGTGAACTCCGTCGGAGTGACCAGCCGTACGTCCTGCCGCTCCACGTCCATCCGGGCGATGCGCTCCGGTTCGGGCACGTCGCGCCCCGGGGAGCCGGGCAGCACCGAGCGCCGCGCCTTGCGCTGCCGGTGCACCATGGTGACCTGCACCTGGAGGTTGAGCGGCGCCGAGAAGACACTGGCGTCCTCGGAACCGTTGGTGAGGACGTCGCTGCGGGTGGTGGGGCCGGCCTGGTTGCGGCGGGCGCTGATGTGGTTGCGGTCGCGGCGGGCCGAGCCGGTCAGGACGCCGGGGACGATCCGCACCTGGCCGATCGCCGACCAGCCGGCCGACCGGGAACTGCTCCGTCCGCTCTGGAGGTTGCTGCTGACGCCGGAGTGGCTGCGCACCAGCCACTTGCGGATGTCACCGGCGTACTCGGCGTCGCCGAGCGTGCCGGTGACCCGTATCTGCACGTCGTGGGCGTGCATACGGCTCTTGCGGCGCAGCCGCACCGGGACGCCCGTGGACAGCAACTGGTCCTTGTTCGCCTTCAGGTTGGTCTCCGAGAGCCGGGTTACCAGCTCCTGGTAGTTGTGCCGCTGGGCCTCGGCGTCCGCCGGATCAGTGCCCGGCTTCCGCTGGTCGCCGAAGGGTGGCAGGAAGCCCTCGAGCCGGGGGTCGGCGGCGAACATCTTCTCGATGGACGCGATCATCCCCGTGGTGTCCAGCCGGTCGAGCGCCACGCTCGCCCCCATCGCCCCGAACGGGAGGTGACGCTCGACGTCCTCCTCCGTCCCCGGCCCGTCCCCGGCGTCCTCCCGCCGCCGTTTCGGCTTGGTGACGAGCGGGCCGGCGGTCACCCCGGGCGGCAGCGGCAGGCCCAAGTCCCGCGCCTCGTCCGCCCGCAGGGTCAGCCACATCCGCAGGGAGTGGTGGGCCACCCGGGAGGCCCGGCCCAGCAGCATCTGGGCGGACGAGGTCCCCGTGCCCTCCACCGTGAGGTCCACGGTGGCCAGGTAGAGCACCTTGTCGCCCCTGACCTCCGCGCCCACCCGGCGGGCCGTCGTCTGGTCGTACTGGGTGAAGCGGGCCTTGCGCGCGGCGGCGGTGGGCATCGCCCCGGCCCGCACGACGGCGGCGTTCACGGCCACGCCGGCACCGACGGCCGGTCCCGCGCCGACCGCCCCGGAACGTCCCTTGCCCGCGGCGTCGGCCGCCGTGTGCTGGGCGTGGGCGTGGGTGCGGAGCTGGGTCTCGCCGGCGGCCCAGCCCGGGGTGAGGCCCGCGATGCGGGCGCTCATCCGGTAGGCGCCGGCCGTACGGGGGTCGGGCCCGGTCAGGTCGTCGCTGACGACGCCGTTGCCCAGCAGCCGGGGCATGTCCTCCAGCACGGTCGTGGTGGAGGTCGCCGCGTACAGGCGGGCCCGCCCGGGGGAGCCGGGCGCGGTGAGCGAGGGGTGCAGCACGGAGGCGACCGCGTCGAACAGCCCACCGCCGCCCGCGTGCGGCCCGGCGTCGTCGGCGCGCGGTCCGGCGTCGTCGGTGACGGCGACCGGGGCGAGGGAACCGGCGTGCCGCAGCCGCTTCGCCAGGGCCGGGTCGTCGAAGCGCCGCGCCGGTGGCGGCGCGGCGGTGTCGTACGGCACCAGGCTCTCGGTCGGCACCCGCATGGTCAGCGTGCCGGCGCCGTACACGGGCGGCGCGGGTGCCGCGTCCTGCTGCCGGATCCGTACGCCGTACCGCACCCTGCGCGGCACCTCGACCGATCCCGACTCGCTGCGCAGCACGCGCGGTTCGGCCACGCCCTTGTGGCCGCGGCTCTCCTGGGAGGACTGCCAGGGCTGGGCCTGGGCCATGCCCACGCCGCCCAGGTAGAGGCCCGGTGCGACGGGTGCCAGCCCGAAGAAGGTGCCGCCCGCGCCGTAGCTGGTCGAGCCGCCCGAGCTGGAGCCCACCGTGGCGGCCGAGTTGTGGTGGACGTCGACCTTGGCGGCCTCCTCCACGGCCCGCGCGAGGGCGGCCGGCTCGATCTCCGGGGGCCGTTCGTCGGGGGCGGCGGAGATGGTGACGGTCACGTCGAACCAGCCCCTCCCCTCGCCTCCCTCGACGGCGAACGCGCGGCCCCGCCCGTAGAACGACTCGGGCCTCGCGGCCAGCTCCGCGGCGATCTCGGCGACCGTGCCGTCGCCGCGCGCGACGGCGCCGGCCACGACGGTGCGGACGAACTCGTGTCCGGTCAGCCCGTACGTCGAGGACAGTCCCGGGGCCTGGAGGCCCAGCAGGTACGTGGGGAGGGTCAGGCCGCGCTCGGCGGCCTCCGGCACCGTGCCGAGGCCCGGCCCGCCCGGCGCGGGGGCGCTGTCCGCCGCGCCCGGCCGCATCGCCCGCGTGGCCCGCGTGGCCCGCAGATTGCCGGCGCTCTGCTGGAGCGCGAGCATGGAGCGCGGTCCGGGGCCGTCGGCCGGAGTCCGGCCGGGCGCGCGTTCCGCCCGGGGGACCGAGGGCGTCGGCCCACGGGCGCCGTCCTGGCGCTCGTCCGTCTGCCGCCGCCTCTGCCGCTGTCCTCGCACCCGCGTCAGCGTATGGACGCGGAAGCGGCCGCACGGGGCCCGTGACCGGGTTCGGGAAGATCGTCGACGAGAACTCTTCCGTTGTTCAACCACCCGGCATTCAGGGGGCCTTGACAGGTCACACCGTCCGCAGCAGCCGCCCGATCTCCAGTTGCCCGGGCTCGAGCGGGTCGCCGTCCGCCACGTTCCACAGGCAGTTCTGCAGGACGCGGCCGAGGGACCAGGCGCGGGCCCGCTCCCGGTCCAGCCCGAGGACGTCGGTCATGGCGTCGAAGCGCCACCGGGTCTCGGCCGGGTCGTAGCGGTTGTCGAGGGCGGGGAGCAGGTCGAACCCGGGGTCGCCGGCCAGCGGTTTCGGGTCGATGGCGAGCCAGGGGGCGCGGTCCGCGGCGAGGACGTTGTCGTAGTGCAGGTCCCAGTGCAGCAGCCGGTCGCCGGGCTCGTCGACGACCTCGCGCACGGCGGCGGCGCAGTCGGCGACCAGCCGGCGGTCCGCCGGGTCCGGGACGCGCTCCAGGACCCGCGGTGTCCGCTCCAGCATGCCCCGCGCGATGTCGCCGAGGCGGCGCACGCCGGGCGGCGCGGGGGTGGCGGTGAGGTGGGCGAGCAGCCGGGCGATGACGAGGACGGCCTCGCGGGAGTCCTGGACGCGGCTGAGCATGCGGGCCGCGTCGAGGCGCTCCAGGAGCATGGTGCCGGTGGCCGCGTCGTGATCGAGCAGCCGCACCGCCCCGTCGCCGTCCCACAGCCGCAGGGCGACGGGTTCGCCCTCGGTCTCCTCGTCGAGGATCTGGAGCTTCAGCACGGCCGGTGTGCCGTCACGGCGTACGACGGGCAGCACGAGGGCCGCCCAGCCGTGCATCGAGGGCCCGTCGAGACGCAGCTCCCAGCGGTCCAGGAAGCCGGCCGCCAGCGCGGGCAGCCCGTCGACGAAGGCGCGGCCCGCCGCGCCGTTGTACTTCGCCTGGGAGGCGGCGAGGGCGTCCGGTACGTCGATCACGTCGGCCGACGCTACCGGTGGCCGGCCCGGCGGTCACGGGAGTATCCGGCTCCCGGCGGGCCCCGGGGCCCGGAAACTCGACGGAATCCGAAGGAGACATGCGCCGTCCACCGGGGCTAACGTCCTGACCATGAGCAGCTCGACCAGCGGCGTCGTCAACGGTGGCATCTCCTTCTGGTACGCGGACGACGGTCTCCCGGCGGCGGTGCGGGAGCCGCTGGCCGGTGACGCGTCGGCGGACGTGGTGATCGTCGGCGGCGGATACACGGGACTGTGGACGGCGTTCTACCTCAAGCAGGCCGCCCCCTTCCTGCGGATCACCGTCCTGGAGCAGAAGTTCTGCGGCTACGGCGCCTCCGGCCGCAACGGCGGCTGGCTCTACAACGGCGTCGCGGGCCGCGGCCGGTACGCGAAGCTGCACGGCCACGAGGCGGCCGTCCGCCTCCAGCGGGCCATGAACGACACCGTCGACGAGGTGATCCGCGCCGCCGGGGCCGAGGGCATCGACGCCGACGTCCACAAGGGCGGGGTCCTCGAAGTGGCCCGCACGCCCGCGCAGGCCGCCCGGCTGAAGGCCTTCCACGAGGCCGAACTGGCCTTCGGCGAGAAGGACCGCGAGCTGTACGGCGCCCGGGAGACGGCCGAGCGGATCAGGGTCGCCGACGCGGTCGGCTCGACCTGGACGCCGCACGGGGCCCGGCTGCACCCGGTGAAACTGGTGAAGGGCCTCGCGGCGGCCGTGGAGCGCCTCGGCGTGACCCTCCACGAGTCGACGCCGGTGACGGAGATCCGGCCCCGGCACGCGGTGACCCCGTACGGCACCGTCCGCGCGCCCTACGTCCTGCGCTGCACGGAGGGCTTCACCGCCTCCCTCAAGGGCCAGCGGCGGACCTGGCTGCCCATGAACTCCTCGATGATCGCCACCGAGCCGCTGACCGACGCGCAGTGGGAGTCGGTCGGCTGGGCGGACCGCCAGACCCTCGGCGACATGGCGCACGCCTACATGTACGCCCAGCGCACCGCCGACGGCCGGATCGCGCTGGGCGGGCGCGGCGTGCCGTACCGCTTCGGCTCCCGCACCGACAACGACGGCACCACGCAGGCGGCGTCCGTCGAGGCCCTGCGCGCGATCCTGGTCCGCTTCTTCCCCTCCCTCGCCGGACTGCGCGTCGAGCACGCCTGGTCGGGTGTCCTGGGCGTGCCCCGCGACTGGTGCGCGACCGTCACCCTGGACCGTTCCACGGGCCTCGGCTGGGCGGGCGGCTACGTCGGCTCCGGCGTCGCCACCGCCAACCTCGCCGCGCGCACCCTGTGCGACCTGGTCCAGCAGGACTCGGGACAGGGCGGCCGCACCGACCTCACCGGCCTGCCCTGGGTGAACCACCGGGTGCGCCGATGGGAACCGGAGCCGCTGCGCTGGCTCGGCGTCCAGGGCATGTACGCCGTCTACCGCGAGGCCGACCGGCGCGAACGCACGAGCCACCGCGCCGGGTCGTCCCGGCTGGCACGGATCGCCGACCGGGTGGCCGGACGGAGTTGAGCCGGGCGGGGTCGAGCCGGGGTTGAGCCCGCCGGGATCGAGCCGGACGGGCTGAGCCGGACGGGCTGAGCCGGACGGGCTGAGCCCGCCGGGGTGAAGTCCGCTGGGGTGAAGTCCGTCGGGGTGAAGTCCGCTGGGGTGAGCTCCGTCGGGGTGAAGTCCGCTGGGGTGAAGTCCGCTGGGGTGAGCTCCGCCGGGGTGAGCTCCGTCGGGGTGAAGTCCGCCGGGGTGGCGCCCGTAGGTGTCGACTTGCCGGGACGCGCTTGTCGGGACGCGCTTGTCGGGACGCGCTTGTCGGGACGCGCTTGTCGGGACGCGCTTGTCGGGGGTCCCGCGTGCGGTGGGGCCCCGCCCCTAGGCCACCGGTTCCGGCACCGGCCGGTCGGCCGGGGTGCCGTGTTCGGGGGCCTTCGCCGTCACCATCAGGCCCGCGATCAGGCCCGCCAGCAGCATGACGCCGGCGGCCAGCCAGATGGCGACCGTGTAGCCGTGGACGATGCCCTCCCTGACGACCGACTCCCGCTGCGACGGGTCGGTGAGGTGGGAGGCGATGTAGGAGGCGCTGGTGCTGGTGGCGATCGTGTTGAGCAGTGCCGTGCCGATGGAGCCGCCCACCTGCTGCGAGGTGTTGACCGTCGCCGAGGTCACGCCGGAGTCCCGCGGGGCCACCCCGGCGGTGGCCGTGGAGAAGACCGGCATGAAGGTCAGGCCCATGCCGAGGCCCATCAGGATCAGCGCGGGCAGGATCTCGGTGGCGTACGCCGAGTCCACGGTCATCTGGGTGAGGATCACCATCCCGCCGGAGGCGAGGAGCATGCCGGGGACCATCAGCATGCGCGGGCCCACGCGGCGCAGCAGCCGGGCCGAGATCTGGGTGGAGCCGATGACGATCATGACGGTCATCGGCAGGAACGCCAGGCCGGTCCGCACGGGGGAGTATCCGAGGATGGTCTGGAGGTAATAGGTCATGAACAGGAACATCCCGAACATGCCGATGACGGCCAGCATCATCGTGAGGAAGCAGCCGGCGCGGTTGCGGTCGCGGATGACGTGCAGCGGCAGCAGGGGGCTCGGGGCACGGGTCTGCCACCACACGAAGACCGCGAGGAGTACGACGCCCGCGGCGAACAGCGCCAGCACCAGCGGGTCGGTCCAGCCGCGGGGCTG
Coding sequences within it:
- a CDS encoding NAD(P)/FAD-dependent oxidoreductase — encoded protein: MSSSTSGVVNGGISFWYADDGLPAAVREPLAGDASADVVIVGGGYTGLWTAFYLKQAAPFLRITVLEQKFCGYGASGRNGGWLYNGVAGRGRYAKLHGHEAAVRLQRAMNDTVDEVIRAAGAEGIDADVHKGGVLEVARTPAQAARLKAFHEAELAFGEKDRELYGARETAERIRVADAVGSTWTPHGARLHPVKLVKGLAAAVERLGVTLHESTPVTEIRPRHAVTPYGTVRAPYVLRCTEGFTASLKGQRRTWLPMNSSMIATEPLTDAQWESVGWADRQTLGDMAHAYMYAQRTADGRIALGGRGVPYRFGSRTDNDGTTQAASVEALRAILVRFFPSLAGLRVEHAWSGVLGVPRDWCATVTLDRSTGLGWAGGYVGSGVATANLAARTLCDLVQQDSGQGGRTDLTGLPWVNHRVRRWEPEPLRWLGVQGMYAVYREADRRERTSHRAGSSRLARIADRVAGRS
- a CDS encoding aminoglycoside phosphotransferase family protein, translated to MIDVPDALAASQAKYNGAAGRAFVDGLPALAAGFLDRWELRLDGPSMHGWAALVLPVVRRDGTPAVLKLQILDEETEGEPVALRLWDGDGAVRLLDHDAATGTMLLERLDAARMLSRVQDSREAVLVIARLLAHLTATPAPPGVRRLGDIARGMLERTPRVLERVPDPADRRLVADCAAAVREVVDEPGDRLLHWDLHYDNVLAADRAPWLAIDPKPLAGDPGFDLLPALDNRYDPAETRWRFDAMTDVLGLDRERARAWSLGRVLQNCLWNVADGDPLEPGQLEIGRLLRTV
- a CDS encoding MFS transporter; amino-acid sequence: MSGTRTGQPAAPAEADPRRWWGLVVIALAQLMVVLDATIVNIALPSAQRDLGMSDSNRQWVITAYTLAFGGLLLLGGRVADLVGRKRTFVIGLIGFAAASAIGGAATTPAMLFGARALQGVFAAVLAPSALSLLATTFTEPKERGKAFGIYGTLAGSGAAVGFVVGGVLTEYLNWRWCLYVNVPIAVAAVIGAFVLLHDRPGHTGARLDVPGVFLGCGGLVSLVYGFSEAQPRGWTDPLVLALFAAGVVLLAVFVWWQTRAPSPLLPLHVIRDRNRAGCFLTMMLAVIGMFGMFLFMTYYLQTILGYSPVRTGLAFLPMTVMIVIGSTQISARLLRRVGPRMLMVPGMLLASGGMVILTQMTVDSAYATEILPALILMGLGMGLTFMPVFSTATAGVAPRDSGVTSATVNTSQQVGGSIGTALLNTIATSTSASYIASHLTDPSQRESVVREGIVHGYTVAIWLAAGVMLLAGLIAGLMVTAKAPEHGTPADRPVPEPVA